In Deltaproteobacteria bacterium, the following proteins share a genomic window:
- the mfd gene encoding transcription-repair coupling factor, translating into MNTKPQFNSTSVGKSLWVNDKFKELCKKIDGGEKDLYISGLRGSSKFFLVHALWLKIQRPVLFVSPTAKKARAASRDFSFFLNKTPPVLLKREFGSAESLFSSNTRSSSARIHWLNSALQGGLVIAEESALYEKTVPKKIFEHSVISIEKGNILYREELIEGLIQSGYTRTDFVQKEGELGERGSIVDIFSPGQDSPVRIEFIGDEIGSIRLFNPEDQKSRDKIETVTILPGSEVILNADSIKRAVRYLKHKAGEEGITARNKLALTEEIGKGNRLANIEWLLPAFYKPPGSIFEYLPESTIIVTEDEDESPRAAEEYMKARNKTEPLIKRHLKVAPGAGELFFNLSEIDKERAGYQQIFLRELNIEETGFKSIEFNGERVFIEAARGTDSPLDALSEEIEGCRQKGYSLHLSFQTATEREKLVNILKGRGITEVNAHVSELSHGFRLPEAKIEVLTEWDILGEKKERGTRKKGADVPSAFITSFSELKPGDYIVHVDFGVGIFRSLKRLKIGDSEGDFIQCEYAGGDKIYVPIDRLKLVQRYIGDGKKPKVDRLGTQSWNTRVRKVRKAVENVARELLELYARRKAMKGYAFTPGDEQFREFELAFTYEETPDQEAAIEEVIRDMEASTPMDRLICGDVGFGKTEVALRAAFKAVSDGKQVAFLVPTTLLAQQHYKTSLARLKDYPLVIESLSRFKTGKQAAGIFSKLENGKIDIIIGTHKLLGEKIKFKDLGLVIIDEEHRFGVSQKEKLRKIREGVDTVSMSATPIPRTLQLSLAKIRDISLINTPPEGRQAIETYVYQSTPDIIKEAVTREIDRKGSVYFIHNRIEDIHRVAERLQKLFPGARIEVTHGRMREKALEKTITKFIEGDLDILVTTAIVESGLDIPRANTIIIDDAHTFGLADLYQLRGRVGRSEKKAYAYLLIPSRSSLSPEARRRLRAISDLKELGSGYKLALSDLEIRGAGHLFGTEQSGHIADVGIELYLDMLEGAVRRLEGKKVKEEIETDISVSSPAFIPDDYISNDTERLLFYKRLSAVNDEDSLREITSELRDRFGEIPGPAASLVELIELKIMMKKLLIKKAEIGSKKAVITFSENSPLYAKYPRSGRTEIYFEAQEPLAEIKRIIHKLGRTQKEKRPER; encoded by the coding sequence CTGTTTTCGTCGAACACACGGAGCTCTTCAGCCCGGATTCACTGGCTCAATTCGGCACTACAAGGCGGGCTTGTTATAGCCGAGGAATCCGCTCTTTACGAAAAAACCGTCCCAAAGAAAATATTTGAGCATTCCGTTATCAGTATCGAAAAGGGAAATATTCTGTACAGAGAGGAATTAATCGAGGGGTTAATTCAATCCGGCTATACCCGTACCGACTTTGTACAGAAGGAAGGCGAGCTTGGTGAAAGAGGCTCGATAGTCGATATATTTTCCCCGGGGCAAGACAGTCCCGTGAGAATCGAATTCATAGGGGACGAAATCGGCTCGATAAGACTGTTCAATCCGGAAGATCAGAAATCAAGAGATAAGATCGAAACTGTGACTATCCTTCCCGGAAGCGAGGTTATATTAAACGCGGACTCTATCAAAAGGGCCGTAAGATATCTGAAGCATAAAGCCGGAGAAGAGGGGATTACGGCACGGAACAAGCTCGCTCTCACCGAGGAAATAGGGAAGGGAAACAGGCTGGCAAATATAGAGTGGCTGCTCCCGGCATTCTATAAGCCTCCAGGCTCAATATTCGAATACCTGCCGGAGAGCACGATTATCGTAACCGAAGATGAGGACGAATCTCCAAGAGCGGCCGAAGAGTACATGAAAGCGCGAAACAAAACCGAGCCCCTTATAAAAAGACACCTGAAGGTAGCGCCCGGTGCCGGAGAGCTATTTTTTAATTTATCGGAAATCGACAAAGAAAGAGCCGGTTATCAACAAATCTTTCTGAGGGAACTTAACATTGAAGAGACGGGGTTCAAATCCATAGAGTTTAACGGTGAGCGCGTTTTCATAGAAGCTGCACGAGGTACGGATTCGCCGCTCGACGCGCTTTCCGAAGAAATAGAGGGCTGCAGGCAAAAGGGTTACTCGCTCCACCTCTCATTTCAAACCGCAACCGAAAGGGAAAAACTGGTTAACATCCTTAAGGGGCGCGGAATTACAGAAGTAAACGCGCATGTAAGCGAGCTTTCACACGGGTTCAGGCTCCCTGAGGCGAAAATTGAAGTCCTTACGGAATGGGATATCCTCGGGGAGAAGAAAGAAAGGGGAACCCGAAAAAAGGGCGCCGACGTTCCTTCCGCATTTATAACTTCCTTCAGCGAGCTTAAACCCGGGGATTATATAGTGCATGTGGATTTCGGGGTCGGTATTTTCAGAAGCCTGAAGAGGCTTAAGATAGGGGACTCGGAGGGGGACTTCATCCAGTGCGAATATGCGGGCGGAGACAAGATATACGTCCCGATAGACAGACTCAAACTTGTTCAGAGATACATAGGGGACGGCAAAAAGCCCAAGGTGGACCGACTAGGAACCCAGAGCTGGAATACAAGGGTAAGGAAAGTAAGAAAAGCGGTAGAAAATGTAGCAAGGGAGCTTCTCGAACTCTACGCGAGGAGAAAAGCCATGAAAGGGTACGCCTTTACGCCCGGTGACGAGCAATTCCGGGAGTTTGAGCTTGCATTCACCTATGAAGAAACACCCGACCAGGAAGCCGCTATTGAGGAAGTAATAAGGGATATGGAGGCCTCCACGCCGATGGACAGACTTATCTGCGGGGACGTAGGATTCGGAAAAACCGAAGTCGCGCTGAGGGCCGCCTTTAAAGCTGTCTCCGACGGAAAGCAGGTCGCTTTTCTCGTCCCCACCACGCTGCTTGCCCAGCAGCACTATAAAACCTCTCTAGCCCGGCTTAAGGATTATCCGCTTGTGATAGAATCACTGTCCAGATTTAAAACCGGCAAACAGGCAGCGGGGATATTTTCGAAACTCGAAAACGGCAAGATCGATATTATTATCGGAACCCACAAGCTTCTCGGTGAAAAAATCAAATTTAAGGACCTCGGACTCGTTATAATCGACGAGGAGCACAGATTCGGGGTATCCCAGAAGGAAAAACTCAGGAAGATTAGAGAAGGGGTGGACACTGTTTCAATGAGCGCCACCCCGATACCGAGAACTCTCCAGCTCTCGCTCGCAAAAATTCGCGATATAAGCCTTATAAACACCCCGCCCGAAGGGAGGCAGGCAATCGAGACCTACGTATATCAGTCAACCCCGGACATCATCAAGGAGGCCGTTACAAGGGAGATCGACCGCAAGGGATCGGTATATTTCATACACAACCGCATCGAAGATATTCACCGGGTCGCCGAGAGGCTCCAGAAACTATTTCCGGGCGCCAGAATAGAAGTCACGCACGGAAGGATGAGGGAGAAAGCGCTTGAAAAAACGATCACAAAATTCATCGAAGGCGATCTTGACATTCTGGTCACGACCGCGATAGTAGAGTCGGGACTCGATATACCGAGGGCAAATACCATTATCATCGACGACGCCCACACTTTCGGGCTTGCCGATCTTTACCAGCTGAGAGGAAGGGTCGGGAGGTCGGAAAAAAAGGCCTACGCGTATTTATTAATCCCGTCACGATCATCACTGTCGCCGGAAGCGAGAAGGAGGCTGCGGGCAATTTCAGATCTAAAGGAACTGGGTTCGGGCTATAAGCTCGCCCTTTCCGACCTGGAAATAAGAGGGGCCGGGCACCTGTTCGGAACCGAGCAGTCAGGCCACATCGCGGATGTCGGAATCGAGCTCTATCTGGATATGCTGGAAGGGGCGGTAAGGAGGCTCGAAGGCAAGAAGGTCAAGGAGGAAATCGAGACCGACATCTCGGTGAGCTCTCCCGCTTTCATACCGGATGACTACATATCGAACGACACGGAGAGGCTTCTTTTCTACAAAAGATTATCCGCTGTTAACGACGAGGACAGCCTTCGTGAAATTACCTCCGAGTTAAGGGACCGCTTCGGCGAAATCCCGGGACCGGCGGCCTCGCTCGTAGAACTGATTGAACTAAAAATAATGATGAAAAAACTCCTGATCAAAAAAGCTGAGATTGGAAGCAAGAAAGCCGTTATAACATTTTCCGAAAACTCCCCCTTGTACGCAAAATATCCACGATCGGGAAGAACGGAAATATACTTCGAGGCACAAGAACCGCTGGCTGAAATAAAAAGGATTATTCACAAACTCGGTAGAACCCAAAAAGAAAAAAGGCCGGAAAGATAG